In one Rutidosis leptorrhynchoides isolate AG116_Rl617_1_P2 chromosome 8, CSIRO_AGI_Rlap_v1, whole genome shotgun sequence genomic region, the following are encoded:
- the LOC139864075 gene encoding uncharacterized protein, translated as MDPSKVEAIRSWPSPSFITEVRSFHGLASFYRRFIKDFSTLVAPITDCMRKGVFEWSNSAQLAFESLKEKLSSAPILALPNFDMLFELECDANFAPILKCSPAETKKDYVEQDGFLFKGSRLCIPKDSIRELLIREAHGGGLAGHFGINKTLDILSEHFYWPCMDKDVKAVINRCATCFQAKSAFHKGLYTPLPIPNQPWEDLSMNFIVALPRTQRGKDSIMVIVDRAPNYSTGKLPFEICYGANPLTPIDLVPFAIEPKASVEAVAKAKEMKKLYEKVKAKIEKTNQQYKAKANQHRKQPTFIPGDLVWIHLRKEKFPSRRKNKLMPRAEGPFKVLEKVGDNAYKVELPGDTAVSSTFNVGDLMPYLEDDNLENLRSSSFLEGEDDTGELSNETSNTTRTSSNDVTLESAQAMWFMFYRSVSTVDIQFFVFNLLQVIDMQLLKYMSMLFCIDQTKID; from the exons ATGGATCCATCTAAGGTGGAAGCAATCAGATCATGGCCTAGTCCTTCTTTCATCACCGAAGTCAGAAGttttcatggtttagcttcattttatagaagatttattAAAGACTTCTCCACACTtgttgctccaattactgattgtATGAGGAAAGGGGTGTTCGAATGGTCTAATTCTGCTCAATTAGCATTTGAATCATTGAAAGAAAAGCTAAGTTCAGCACCTATACTTGCTTTACCTAATTTTGATATGCtatttgaacttgaatgtgatgcaa actttgctCCTATTTTGAAATGTTCTCCTGCTGAGACCAAAAAAGATTATGTTGAGCAAGATGGTTTTCTATTCAAGGGCAGCAGATTGTGCATCCCAAAAGATTCAATCAGGGAGTTGCTGATTAGAGAAGCACATGGAGGTGGTTTAGCTGGTCATTTTGGGATTAACAAGACATTGGATATCCTAAGTGAACACTTCTActggccatgtatggataaagatgtcAAAGCTGTGATTAATCGCTGTGCTACATGCTTTCAAGCTAAGTCAGCATTTCATAAGGGTTTGTATACTCCTCTTCCTATTCCCAACCAGCCATGGGAAGATTTAAGCATGAACTTTATTGTTGCATTGCCAAGAACTCAGCGAGGCAAAGATTCTATTATGGTTATTGTTGACAG AGCACCTAATTACTCTACTGGAAAATTACCATTTGAAATCTGTTATGGCGCAAATCCACTCACTCCCATTGATTTGGTTCCTTTTGCAATTGAGCCTAAGGCAAGTGTTGAGGCAGTAGCAAAGGCaaaagaaatgaagaagctgtatgaGAAGGTGAAAGCTAAAATTGAGAAGACCAACCAGCAATACAAGGCTAAAGCTAACCAGCATAGAAAGCAGCCCACTTTTAttcctggtgatcttgtttggattcatctaaggaaggaaaAGTTCCCATCAAGAAGGAAGAACAAGCTGATGCCAAGAGCTGAGGGCCCATTTAAAGTGTTGGAAAAAGTTGGTGATAATGCTTACAAGGTCGAGCTGCCTGGTGATACTGCTGTGTCTAGcacttttaatgttggtgatctGATGCCTTACTTGGAAGATGACAACCtcgagaacttgaggtcaagttccttTTTAGAGGGGGAGGATGATACGGGTGAGCTGAGCAATGAAACCAGCAACACAACTAGAACAAGCTCAAATGATGTCACACTCGAATCTGctcaagcaatg TGGTTCATGTTTTACCGTTCGGTTTCTACTGTCGATATTCAGTTTTTCGTTTTCAATTTGTTGCAAGTTATCGATATGCAGTTGTTAAAGTACATGTCTATGTTATTCTgtattgatcaaaccaaaatcgactAG
- the LOC139864074 gene encoding uncharacterized protein, which yields MVYYIGDGMIALAWFDKWSNVGPLVDFVSWRDINKLKTQDKLKDWEVQNVQILVCPLCSECQDSHPHLFFECNYSSTFWNYALQYMLISNSYEWAVVASDIVGRRSDKSAASLVAKLLFAVAVYFIWQEKNSRLFNSKRRYAKDLFGVIYSSVRLKLLPVRFKESRQIEQLRIAWKL from the exons ATGGTTTATTACATTGGAGATGGGATGATAGCTTTGGCTTGGTTCGACAAATGGTCAAATGTTGGCCCGTTGGTTGATTTTGTTTCGTGGCGTGACATAAAT AAACTCAAAACCCAAGACAAACTTAAAGATTGGGAAGTTCAAAATGTGCAGATCCTTGTTTGCCCCTTATGTTCGGAGTGTCAAGATTCTCACCCTCATCTTTTCTTCGAATGTAATTACTCATCAACGTTTTGGAACTATGCACTTCAGTATATGCTAATATCTAATAGTTACGAATGGGCGGTGGTGGCTAGTGACATTGTGGGTCGTAGATCGGACAAGAGTGCAGCTTCTTTGGTAGCCAAGTTATTATTTGCCGTTGCAGTTTATTTCATTTGGCAAGAAAAAAACTCGAGGTTATTTAACTCAAAAAGACGTTATGCGAAGGATTTGTTTGGTGTTATCTATTCTTCAGTTAGGCTAAAACTATTGCCTGTGCGTTTTAAGGAGTCACGTCAAATTGAGCAGCTAAGAATCGCTTGGAAGCTATGA